A stretch of the Gracilinanus agilis isolate LMUSP501 chromosome 4, AgileGrace, whole genome shotgun sequence genome encodes the following:
- the MOB3C gene encoding MOB kinase activator 3C has product MALCLKQVFNKDKTFRPRKRFEPGTERFELYKKAQASLKSGLDLRAVVRLPPGESINDWLAVHVVDFFNRINLIYGTMGECCTEASCPVMSGGPRYEYRWQDEQQYRRPAKLPAPRYMSLLMDWIEGLINNEDVFPTQVGVPFPKNFQQVCTKILTRLFRVFVHVYIHHFDGIIAMGAEAHVNTCYKHFYYFIQEFSLVDHRELEPLREMTEKICH; this is encoded by the exons ATGGCTTTATGCCTGAAACAGGTATTCAACAAGGACAAGACATTCCGGCCACGGAAGCGCTTTGAGCCGGGCACGGAACGCTTCGAGCTCTACAAGAAGGCGCAGGCCTCGCTGAAGTCCGGCCTGGACCTGCGGGCCGTGGTGCGGCTGCCCCCGGGCGAGAGCATCAATGACTGGCTGGCAGTGCACGTGGTCGACTTCTTTAATCGCATCAACCTCATCTACGGCACGATGGGCGAGTGCTGCACGGAGGCCAGCTGCCCCGTGATGTCGGGCGGCCCGCGCTACGAGTACCGCTGGCAAGACGAACAACAGTACCGGCGACCCGCCAAGCTGCCCGCGCCCCGATACATGTCTCTGCTCATGGACTGGATCGAGGGTCTCATCAACAACGAAGACGTCTTCCCCACCCAAGTGG GGGTGCCCTTCCCCAAGAACTTCCAGCAGGTGTGCACCAAGATCCTGACACGTCTTTTCCGTGTCTTCGTCCATGTTTACATCCACCATTTTGATGGCATCATCGCGATGGGTGCTGAGGCTCATGTCAACACCTGCTACAAACATTTCTATTACTTTATCCAGGAGTTCAGCCTGGTGGACCACCGGGAGCTGGAGCCCTTG AGAGAGATGACCGAGAAGATCTGCCACTGA